In one window of Caenimonas aquaedulcis DNA:
- the guaB gene encoding IMP dehydrogenase produces MRLLGKALTFDDVLLVPAFSQVLPKDTSLATRLSRNITLNLPLVSAAMDTVTEARLAIAIAQEGGIGIVHKNLTPKQQAAEVARVKRYESGVLRDPVVITPEHTVRQVSAMSEQLGISGFPVIDGGKVVGIVTGRDLRFETRYDVPVSQIMTPREKLITVREGTSASEAKALLNKHKLERLLVINDAFELKGLITVKDIFKQTSFPNAARDSAGRLRVGAAVGVGEGTEERVEALVKAGVDAIVVDTAHGHSKGVIERVRWVKQNYPQVDVIGGNIATGAAALALAEVGADAVKVGIGPGSICTTRIVAGVGVPQIMAIDNVATALKGSGVPLIADGGIRYSGDISKAIAAGASTVMMGGMFAGTEEAPGEIVLFQGRSYKSYRGMGSIGAMQQGSADRYFQESSTGNPNADKLVPEGIEGRVPYKGSLVSIVFQMAGGVRASMGYCGCATIEEMRNKAEFVEITAAGIRESHVHDVQITKEAPNYRAD; encoded by the coding sequence ATGCGCCTCTTAGGAAAAGCGCTCACCTTCGACGATGTGTTGCTGGTGCCCGCGTTCTCCCAGGTCCTGCCCAAGGACACCTCCCTCGCGACCCGTCTCTCCCGCAACATCACCCTGAACCTGCCGCTGGTGTCCGCCGCCATGGACACGGTCACGGAAGCGCGCCTCGCGATCGCCATTGCGCAGGAAGGCGGCATCGGCATCGTCCACAAGAACCTCACCCCGAAGCAGCAAGCCGCCGAAGTGGCGCGCGTGAAGCGCTACGAGTCCGGGGTTCTCCGCGACCCGGTGGTGATCACCCCCGAACATACGGTGCGCCAGGTCTCGGCGATGTCCGAGCAGCTGGGAATCTCGGGCTTCCCGGTGATCGACGGCGGCAAGGTTGTTGGCATCGTGACCGGGCGGGACCTGCGCTTCGAGACGCGCTACGACGTCCCCGTGAGCCAAATCATGACGCCCCGCGAGAAGCTCATCACGGTGCGCGAGGGGACGAGCGCCTCCGAGGCGAAGGCGCTGCTGAACAAGCACAAGCTGGAGCGCCTGCTCGTGATCAACGATGCGTTCGAGCTCAAAGGCCTGATCACCGTCAAGGACATCTTCAAGCAGACCAGCTTTCCCAACGCCGCGCGCGACAGCGCGGGGCGCTTGCGAGTGGGCGCGGCCGTGGGCGTCGGTGAGGGCACCGAGGAACGCGTCGAAGCCTTGGTCAAGGCCGGCGTGGACGCGATCGTGGTCGACACCGCGCACGGCCACAGCAAGGGCGTGATCGAGCGCGTGCGCTGGGTCAAGCAGAACTATCCGCAAGTGGATGTGATCGGCGGCAACATCGCCACGGGCGCCGCGGCGCTGGCACTGGCGGAAGTGGGAGCGGATGCGGTCAAGGTCGGCATCGGCCCGGGCTCCATTTGCACGACGCGCATCGTCGCCGGCGTCGGCGTGCCGCAGATCATGGCCATCGACAATGTCGCCACCGCGCTCAAGGGCAGCGGCGTCCCGCTGATCGCCGACGGCGGTATCCGCTATTCGGGCGACATCTCCAAGGCCATCGCGGCCGGCGCCAGCACGGTGATGATGGGCGGCATGTTCGCCGGCACCGAGGAAGCACCGGGCGAAATCGTCCTGTTCCAGGGCCGCAGCTACAAGAGCTATCGCGGGATGGGCTCCATCGGCGCCATGCAGCAAGGCAGCGCGGACCGCTATTTCCAGGAATCCTCCACGGGCAACCCGAATGCGGACAAGCTGGTGCCGGAAGGCATCGAGGGACGCGTGCCGTACAAGGGCTCGCTGGTCTCCATCGTGTTCCAGATGGCCGGCGGCGTCCGAGCCAGCATGGGCTATTGCGGTTGCGCCACGATCGAGGAAATGCGCAACAAGGCGGAATTCGTGGAAATCACGGCCGCCGGCATCCGCGAGAGCCACGTCCACGACGTGCAGATCACCAAGGAAGCCCCGAACTACCGAGCGGACTGA
- a CDS encoding DUF4124 domain-containing protein, whose product MKPIRACLLTLACLVPVAGMAQWQWIDKDGRKVFSDQAPPPDLPAKNILRAPSGVKGKSISMVPTEPASAASAATPPKPPAPQLSGKDKELEAKKKAAESAEADKKKAQEEELARMRADNCARAKRSKQAFDSGVRISRMNAKGEQEYLDDAQRAAEAKRLDGVIASDCKAAS is encoded by the coding sequence ATGAAACCGATTCGCGCCTGCCTCCTCACCCTCGCCTGCCTCGTGCCCGTCGCGGGCATGGCGCAGTGGCAATGGATCGACAAGGACGGCCGCAAGGTCTTCAGCGACCAGGCGCCACCACCCGACCTGCCTGCCAAGAACATCCTGCGCGCACCGTCGGGCGTGAAAGGCAAATCGATTTCGATGGTGCCCACGGAGCCAGCATCCGCGGCTTCGGCGGCCACCCCCCCCAAGCCGCCCGCTCCGCAGCTGAGTGGCAAGGACAAGGAGCTCGAGGCGAAAAAGAAGGCCGCCGAATCCGCGGAGGCGGACAAGAAGAAGGCGCAGGAGGAAGAACTCGCGCGCATGCGCGCCGATAACTGCGCGCGGGCCAAGCGTTCCAAGCAGGCTTTCGATTCGGGCGTTCGCATCTCGCGCATGAACGCCAAAGGCGAGCAGGAATATCTCGATGACGCCCAGCGCGCCGCGGAAGCCAAGCGACTCGACGGCGTGATCGCCAGCGACTGCAAGGCCGCCTCCTGA
- a CDS encoding DMT family transporter, with protein sequence MVAVTLMWSIAGVTTRHLEQARGFEITFWRSFFTVLSLLVILPFFQGREVFSRIRHGRGAFWLSGLCWSVMFTAFMMALTMTSVANVLVTMSLGPFLTALIARIFIGHRIPVRTWVAIAVAGGGIAWMYVADVSAGSLAGTLVALCVPLAAAINWTVTQRSHARGENVDLVPSVLVGAVISSLVTLPLAIPFQASVHDLGLLGLLGLVQLAIPCALSVVCARVLEAPEVSLLALLEVIFGILLAWAGAGEVPGTNVLTGGLLVMGALVANEVVGWRRRA encoded by the coding sequence ATGGTCGCGGTGACCCTGATGTGGTCGATCGCGGGCGTGACCACGCGCCACCTGGAGCAGGCGCGCGGCTTCGAGATCACCTTCTGGCGAAGCTTCTTCACGGTGCTGTCGCTGCTGGTGATCCTGCCCTTCTTCCAGGGGCGGGAGGTCTTTTCGCGCATCCGGCACGGCAGGGGCGCCTTCTGGCTTTCCGGACTGTGCTGGAGCGTCATGTTCACCGCGTTCATGATGGCGCTCACGATGACATCGGTGGCGAATGTGCTGGTGACGATGTCGCTCGGGCCCTTCCTCACGGCGCTGATCGCGCGCATCTTCATCGGGCACCGCATTCCCGTGCGCACCTGGGTGGCCATCGCCGTCGCGGGCGGCGGGATCGCCTGGATGTATGTCGCGGACGTTTCCGCGGGCTCTCTCGCCGGTACGCTCGTGGCGCTGTGCGTTCCACTCGCGGCCGCCATCAACTGGACCGTCACCCAGCGCTCGCACGCTCGTGGCGAAAACGTCGATCTCGTGCCCTCCGTTCTGGTCGGCGCCGTGATTTCATCGCTGGTGACCTTGCCGCTTGCGATCCCCTTCCAGGCTTCCGTGCACGACCTCGGTCTTCTGGGGTTGCTGGGGCTGGTGCAACTCGCCATTCCCTGCGCACTTTCCGTCGTGTGCGCGCGCGTGCTCGAGGCTCCGGAAGTTTCCTTGCTGGCGCTGCTCGAAGTGATCTTCGGGATCCTGCTGGCCTGGGCGGGCGCGGGCGAGGTGCCGGGCACGAACGTGCTGACGGGCGGCCTGCTGGTGATGGGTGCGCTGGTCGCGAACGAGGTCGTGGGCTGGCGACGCCGCGCCTGA
- the smpB gene encoding SsrA-binding protein SmpB, whose protein sequence is MAKKPDTASRIADNKKAAFNYFFEEKYEAGMVLQGWEVKALREGKVQLTDGYVVVKDGELYVIGCQINPLRSASTHVSPDAVRTKKLLLHKEEIKRLVGKVEQKGYTLVPLNLHWKDGKVKCEIALAKGKAEHDKRSTIKDREGKREVERAMKSRTR, encoded by the coding sequence ATGGCCAAAAAACCCGACACCGCGAGTCGCATCGCCGACAACAAGAAAGCTGCCTTCAATTATTTCTTCGAGGAGAAATACGAGGCCGGCATGGTGCTGCAAGGCTGGGAAGTGAAGGCGCTGCGCGAAGGCAAGGTCCAGCTGACCGACGGGTATGTCGTCGTGAAGGATGGCGAGCTGTACGTGATCGGCTGCCAGATCAACCCGTTGCGCAGCGCGTCCACCCACGTGAGTCCCGATGCCGTCCGAACCAAGAAGCTGCTGTTGCACAAGGAAGAGATCAAGCGCCTCGTCGGCAAGGTCGAGCAGAAGGGCTACACCCTCGTGCCGCTGAACCTGCACTGGAAGGACGGCAAGGTCAAATGCGAGATCGCGCTGGCCAAGGGCAAGGCCGAACATGACAAGCGCTCCACCATCAAGGACCGCGAAGGCAAGCGCGAAGTCGAACGCGCGATGAAATCGCGCACGCGCTGA
- the typA gene encoding translational GTPase TypA, producing MTNKQIRNIAIIAHVDHGKTTMVDQLLRQSGTFAEHEKVVDTVMDNNAIERERGITILAKNCAVSWKGTHINIVDTPGHADFGGEVERALSMVDGVVLLIDAQEGPMPQTRFVTKKALALGLRPILVVNKVDKPGARPQYVVDAAFDLFDKLGATDEQLDFPVVYASGINGWSSMDEGAQGEQWGPDMSALFDTILAHVPPHEGDPQAPLQLQISALDFSTFVGRIGVGRIHSGTVKPGMDVLVLEGPEGSAIKGRVNQVLTFQGLERVQVTEAGPGEIVLINGIADIGIGVTVTDPVNPAPLPMLKVDEPTLTMNFCVNTSPLAGREGKYVTSRQIWDRLQKELQHNVALKVAETDEEGIFEVMGRGELHLTILLENMRREGYELAVSKPRVVFKTVNGEKHEPIELVTVDIEEQHQGGVMQALGERKGDLVNMDPDGRGRVRLEYRIPARGLIGFTNEFLNLTRGSGLISNIFDSYEAHKGEIGGRKNGVLISMDDGEIFNYALGKLDDRGRMFVRANDPVYEGMIVGIHSRDNDLVVNATRTKQLTNFRVSGKEDAIKITPPIMVTLEYGVEFIEDDELVEITPKSIRLRKRHLKEHERKRASREVAA from the coding sequence ATGACCAACAAGCAAATCCGCAACATCGCGATCATCGCGCACGTCGACCACGGCAAGACCACCATGGTCGACCAGCTCCTTCGCCAGTCCGGCACCTTCGCCGAACACGAAAAGGTGGTCGACACCGTGATGGACAACAACGCCATCGAGCGCGAACGCGGCATCACCATCCTGGCAAAAAACTGCGCGGTGAGCTGGAAGGGGACGCACATCAACATCGTCGACACCCCCGGCCACGCGGACTTCGGCGGCGAAGTGGAGCGTGCGCTGTCGATGGTGGACGGCGTCGTGCTGCTGATCGACGCGCAGGAAGGCCCGATGCCGCAGACGCGCTTCGTGACCAAGAAGGCGCTGGCCCTGGGCCTGCGTCCCATCCTCGTCGTAAACAAGGTGGACAAGCCGGGCGCGCGTCCGCAATACGTCGTCGACGCGGCTTTCGACCTGTTCGACAAGCTGGGCGCGACCGACGAGCAGCTCGATTTCCCCGTGGTCTATGCCTCGGGCATCAACGGCTGGAGCTCCATGGACGAAGGCGCGCAGGGCGAGCAGTGGGGCCCCGACATGTCGGCGCTCTTCGACACCATCCTCGCGCACGTGCCGCCGCACGAGGGCGATCCGCAGGCGCCTCTGCAGCTGCAGATCTCCGCGCTGGATTTCTCCACCTTCGTCGGCCGCATCGGCGTCGGCCGCATCCACTCGGGCACGGTCAAGCCCGGGATGGACGTGCTCGTGTTGGAAGGCCCGGAAGGTTCGGCCATCAAGGGTCGCGTCAACCAGGTGCTGACCTTCCAGGGTCTGGAGCGCGTGCAGGTGACCGAAGCCGGACCCGGCGAAATCGTGCTGATCAACGGCATCGCGGACATCGGCATCGGCGTGACCGTCACGGACCCCGTGAACCCCGCGCCGCTGCCCATGCTGAAGGTGGACGAGCCCACGCTGACCATGAACTTCTGCGTCAACACCAGCCCCCTGGCCGGAAGAGAGGGCAAGTACGTGACCAGCCGCCAGATCTGGGACCGCCTGCAGAAGGAACTGCAGCACAACGTGGCGCTGAAAGTCGCGGAAACCGACGAGGAAGGCATCTTCGAGGTGATGGGCCGTGGCGAACTGCACCTGACCATCCTGCTGGAAAACATGCGGCGCGAGGGCTACGAGCTCGCCGTCTCCAAGCCCCGCGTCGTCTTCAAAACGGTCAACGGCGAGAAGCACGAGCCGATCGAGCTCGTGACCGTGGACATCGAAGAGCAGCACCAGGGCGGCGTGATGCAGGCCCTGGGCGAGCGCAAGGGCGACCTCGTGAACATGGACCCGGACGGCCGGGGCCGCGTGCGCCTCGAATACCGCATCCCGGCGCGGGGCCTGATCGGCTTCACGAACGAGTTCCTGAACCTGACGCGCGGCTCGGGCCTGATTTCCAACATCTTCGACAGCTACGAAGCGCACAAGGGCGAGATCGGCGGCCGCAAGAACGGCGTGCTGATCTCCATGGACGACGGCGAGATCTTCAACTATGCCCTGGGCAAGCTGGACGATCGCGGCCGCATGTTCGTGCGCGCGAACGACCCGGTATACGAAGGCATGATCGTCGGCATCCACAGCCGCGACAACGACCTCGTCGTCAACGCGACCCGCACCAAGCAGCTCACCAACTTCCGCGTGAGCGGCAAGGAAGACGCGATCAAGATCACGCCGCCCATCATGGTCACGCTGGAATACGGCGTCGAGTTCATCGAGGACGACGAACTGGTCGAGATCACACCCAAGTCGATCCGCCTGCGCAAGCGCCACCTGAAAGAGCACGAGCGCAAGCGCGCATCGCGCGAAGTCGCGGCCTGA
- the infB gene encoding translation initiation factor IF-2, protein MSSTTVAEFASELKKSTDTLLEQLRSAGVAKSAPSDALSEADKQKLLGYLQASHGTATPERKKITLVKKSTSEIKQADSSGKARTIQVEVRKKRTFVKRDEGSDTAVVEAPEPEVQEPVAHQIDEAELTRREEEARRQAEFIRRQEEELAEKRRLREEAEARERDVAEKAAAAQQAEAAKAETGAQPKSAAKAVVDEAATAVAKAQTEAREKAAAESKARADEEAARAADLGERRRKAEAEAAAIRQMMSAPKKVLVPHKAPEPVKPVAKADPAKPGAKGTLHKPAVGTGTGRPPAPGAAPAAPGGAGKEVKSAKLSSSWAGDPAKKKEIKTRGDSTGGVGRNSWRGGPRGRRDSRDHRGGDDQSQAAPVEARVIEVHVPETITVAELAHKMAVKAGEVIKALMKMGQMVTINQPLDQDTAMIVVEEMGHKAVTAALDDPEAFTEQDVGAAEGEALPRAPVVTVMGHVDHGKTSLLDYIRRAKVASGEAGGITQHIGAYHVETPRGMISFLDTPGHEAFTAMRARGAQATDIVILVVAADDGVMPQTKEAIKHAKAAGVPIVVAINKIDKPDANLDRVKQELVAEEVVPEEYGGESPFVPVSAKTGAGIDALLEQVLLQAEVLELKAPVAAMAKGLVIEAQLDKGRGPVATVLVQSGTLNTGDVVLAGQTFGRVRAMLDENGKSIKSAGPSIPVEIQGLTEVPQAGDEFMVLTDERRAREIATYRAGKFRNTKLARQQASKLENMFTDMTAGEVKMVPIIIKADVQGSQEALGQSLLKLSTDEVKVQLVYSAVGGISESDINLAIASKAVIIGFNVRADAGARKLAESNGVDIRYYSIIYDAVDELKVAMSGMLAPEKREEVIGTAEVRTVFVASKIGTVAGCMVTSGAVNRSAHFRLLRDNVVVYTGEVDSIKRMKDDVREVKEGFECGIKLKNYNDIKEGDQLEFFEIKEIARTL, encoded by the coding sequence ATGTCCAGTACTACCGTCGCCGAGTTCGCCAGCGAACTCAAGAAATCGACCGACACCTTGCTTGAACAACTTCGCAGCGCGGGCGTGGCCAAATCGGCCCCGTCCGACGCCCTGAGCGAAGCCGACAAGCAGAAGCTGCTCGGCTACCTGCAGGCCAGCCACGGCACCGCCACGCCCGAGCGCAAGAAGATCACGCTGGTGAAGAAATCCACCAGTGAGATCAAGCAGGCCGACTCGAGCGGCAAGGCCCGCACCATCCAGGTCGAGGTGCGCAAGAAGCGCACCTTCGTCAAGCGTGACGAAGGCTCCGACACGGCTGTCGTCGAGGCGCCCGAACCGGAGGTGCAGGAGCCCGTCGCCCACCAGATCGACGAAGCGGAATTGACCCGCCGCGAGGAAGAGGCGCGCCGCCAGGCCGAATTCATCCGCCGCCAGGAGGAAGAACTCGCCGAGAAGCGCCGCCTGCGCGAGGAGGCGGAAGCGCGCGAACGCGACGTCGCCGAGAAGGCCGCTGCCGCCCAGCAGGCCGAAGCTGCGAAGGCCGAGACCGGTGCGCAGCCGAAGTCAGCCGCGAAGGCTGTCGTGGACGAAGCCGCCACGGCCGTCGCCAAGGCGCAAACCGAAGCCCGCGAGAAGGCCGCTGCCGAATCGAAGGCCCGGGCCGACGAGGAAGCCGCGCGCGCCGCCGACCTGGGCGAGCGCCGCCGCAAGGCCGAGGCTGAAGCGGCCGCCATTCGCCAGATGATGTCGGCCCCCAAGAAGGTCCTGGTGCCCCATAAGGCACCCGAACCCGTGAAGCCGGTGGCCAAGGCCGACCCGGCCAAGCCGGGCGCCAAGGGCACGTTGCACAAGCCCGCGGTCGGCACCGGCACGGGCCGCCCGCCCGCGCCCGGCGCCGCGCCGGCGGCACCCGGCGGTGCTGGCAAGGAAGTCAAATCCGCCAAGCTGTCGTCCAGCTGGGCCGGCGATCCTGCCAAGAAGAAGGAAATCAAGACCCGTGGCGACAGCACCGGCGGCGTGGGCCGCAACAGCTGGCGCGGCGGGCCACGAGGCCGCCGCGACAGCCGCGACCACCGCGGGGGCGACGACCAGTCGCAAGCCGCACCGGTCGAAGCCCGCGTCATCGAAGTGCACGTGCCCGAGACCATCACGGTCGCGGAACTCGCGCACAAGATGGCGGTGAAGGCCGGTGAAGTGATCAAGGCGCTGATGAAGATGGGCCAGATGGTCACCATCAACCAGCCGCTGGACCAGGACACCGCGATGATCGTCGTCGAGGAAATGGGCCACAAGGCGGTCACCGCCGCGCTGGACGATCCGGAGGCCTTCACCGAGCAGGACGTCGGTGCCGCCGAGGGCGAGGCCCTGCCGCGCGCGCCGGTCGTCACAGTGATGGGTCACGTTGACCACGGAAAGACCTCGCTGCTGGACTACATCCGCCGCGCCAAGGTCGCCTCGGGCGAGGCGGGCGGCATCACGCAGCACATCGGCGCCTACCACGTCGAAACGCCGCGCGGGATGATCTCCTTCCTGGACACCCCGGGCCACGAGGCGTTCACCGCCATGCGCGCCCGCGGTGCGCAGGCGACGGACATCGTGATCCTGGTCGTGGCCGCGGACGACGGCGTCATGCCGCAGACCAAGGAAGCCATCAAGCACGCGAAGGCGGCCGGCGTGCCCATCGTGGTCGCGATCAACAAGATCGACAAGCCCGATGCCAACCTCGACCGCGTGAAGCAGGAACTGGTGGCCGAAGAGGTGGTGCCAGAGGAATACGGCGGCGAGTCGCCGTTCGTGCCTGTGTCCGCGAAAACGGGCGCTGGCATCGACGCGCTGCTCGAACAGGTGCTGTTGCAGGCCGAAGTGCTGGAGCTCAAGGCCCCGGTCGCCGCGATGGCCAAGGGCCTCGTGATCGAGGCGCAGCTGGACAAGGGGCGCGGCCCCGTGGCGACCGTGCTGGTCCAGTCGGGCACGTTGAACACCGGCGACGTGGTGCTCGCGGGCCAGACGTTCGGCCGCGTGCGCGCCATGCTGGATGAAAACGGAAAGTCGATCAAGTCCGCCGGACCCTCGATCCCCGTGGAAATCCAGGGCCTGACCGAAGTGCCGCAGGCCGGCGACGAGTTCATGGTGCTGACCGACGAGCGCCGCGCGCGCGAAATCGCGACCTACCGCGCAGGCAAGTTCCGCAATACCAAGCTGGCCCGCCAGCAGGCGTCCAAGCTGGAGAACATGTTCACCGACATGACCGCCGGCGAGGTGAAGATGGTTCCGATCATCATCAAGGCCGACGTGCAGGGCTCGCAGGAGGCGCTGGGGCAGTCGCTGCTCAAGCTCTCCACCGACGAGGTCAAGGTGCAACTGGTGTATTCCGCGGTGGGCGGCATCAGCGAGTCCGACATCAACCTGGCGATCGCCTCCAAGGCCGTGATCATCGGCTTCAACGTGCGGGCCGATGCCGGCGCGCGCAAGCTTGCCGAGAGCAACGGCGTGGACATTCGCTACTACAGCATCATCTACGACGCCGTGGACGAACTGAAGGTTGCGATGTCGGGCATGCTGGCGCCGGAAAAGCGCGAGGAAGTCATCGGTACCGCGGAAGTCCGCACCGTGTTCGTCGCGTCCAAGATCGGCACCGTCGCGGGTTGCATGGTCACCTCGGGCGCGGTCAACCGCTCGGCGCACTTCCGCCTGCTGCGCGACAACGTCGTGGTCTACACGGGCGAGGTCGATTCGATCAAGCGGATGAAGGACGACGTGCGCGAGGTCAAGGAAGGCTTCGAGTGCGGTATCAAGCTGAAGAACTACAACGACATCAAGGAAGGCGATCAGCTGGAGTTCTTCGAGATCAAGGAAATCGCCCGTACGTTATGA
- a CDS encoding type II toxin-antitoxin system RatA family toxin, with product MKTVHKSVLIWYSAEEMFALVTDVARYPEFLPWCDQSKVLEQDAQGMRAEIGISFGGIHQKFTTRNDHEAGRKVRMKLVDGPFSQLDGEWRFVPLGEGQRACKVELDMRYGFDNAALGALVGPVFDKIAGSLVDAFVKRAEQVYG from the coding sequence ATGAAAACCGTCCACAAATCCGTCCTCATCTGGTACAGCGCCGAGGAAATGTTCGCGCTGGTGACGGACGTCGCCCGCTATCCCGAGTTCCTGCCGTGGTGCGACCAGTCGAAGGTGCTGGAGCAGGATGCACAGGGCATGCGGGCCGAAATCGGCATTTCCTTCGGCGGCATCCACCAGAAGTTCACGACCCGAAACGATCATGAAGCCGGCCGCAAGGTGCGCATGAAGCTGGTCGATGGCCCGTTTTCGCAGCTGGATGGGGAATGGCGCTTTGTCCCGCTGGGTGAGGGCCAGCGGGCCTGCAAGGTCGAGCTGGACATGCGCTACGGTTTCGACAACGCAGCCTTGGGCGCGCTCGTCGGACCGGTCTTCGACAAGATCGCGGGGAGCCTGGTCGATGCTTTCGTCAAGCGCGCGGAGCAGGTCTATGGCTGA
- the truB gene encoding tRNA pseudouridine(55) synthase TruB translates to MNAPRTRVQRRPVHGVLLLDKPLGLSSNNALQKCKWLLRAEKAGHTGTLDPLATGVLPLCFGAATKFSQLQLEADKTYEATIRLGVKTSTGDAEGDVIEQREVPAIDAAALAQLVQRFSGAQRQIPPMHSALKKDGKALYEYARAGEEVEREARNVVIHDLSLAPSGPSELRMVARVSKGTYIRTLGEDIGAALGCGGHLTSLRRTATGQFEIARCVTLDAFEAMDEGARVSALLPVDSLLEGHTHVTLDPDNAGRFLSGLRRRGDWLDAEQVAVYGDSPRALLGTAHAKGGELIPGRLLSPPEVEQILESNT, encoded by the coding sequence ATGAACGCGCCACGCACCAGGGTGCAGCGGCGCCCTGTGCATGGGGTGTTGTTGCTCGACAAACCGCTGGGTCTATCCAGCAACAATGCCTTGCAGAAGTGCAAATGGCTGCTGCGCGCCGAGAAGGCCGGCCACACGGGCACGCTCGATCCGCTGGCCACCGGCGTGCTGCCGCTTTGCTTCGGCGCCGCGACCAAATTCAGCCAGCTGCAGCTCGAAGCGGACAAGACCTACGAAGCCACCATCCGGTTGGGCGTGAAGACATCCACCGGGGATGCCGAGGGCGACGTCATCGAACAGCGGGAAGTTCCCGCCATCGACGCCGCGGCGCTGGCACAGCTCGTGCAGCGTTTCAGCGGTGCGCAACGACAAATCCCACCGATGCACAGCGCATTGAAGAAAGATGGCAAGGCACTGTACGAGTACGCACGGGCGGGCGAGGAAGTGGAGCGCGAAGCGCGCAACGTGGTGATCCACGACTTGTCGCTGGCTCCCTCCGGCCCGAGCGAGCTGCGCATGGTCGCACGCGTCAGCAAGGGCACGTACATCCGCACGCTGGGCGAGGACATCGGCGCAGCGCTCGGCTGCGGCGGACACCTCACCTCGCTGCGGCGGACTGCGACAGGGCAATTCGAGATCGCCCGGTGCGTCACGCTCGACGCGTTCGAGGCGATGGACGAGGGCGCGCGCGTCTCGGCCCTGTTGCCCGTGGATTCGCTGCTCGAAGGACATACCCATGTCACCCTCGATCCGGACAATGCCGGACGATTCCTGAGCGGGCTGCGCCGGCGCGGCGATTGGCTGGATGCCGAGCAGGTGGCCGTCTACGGCGACAGTCCCCGCGCGCTTCTTGGCACCGCCCACGCGAAGGGCGGCGAACTCATTCCGGGCAGGCTCCTGAGCCCGCCCGAAGTCGAACAGATTCTGGAAAGCAACACATGA
- the rbfA gene encoding 30S ribosome-binding factor RbfA, with protein MVRKAATTPNRAFKVADQIQRDLTELIARELKDPRVGMVTIQAVEVTPDYAHAKVFFSVLVGDPAECELALNQAAGFLRNGLFKRLHIHTVPTLHFQFDRTTERAADMNALIAKAVSSRAKED; from the coding sequence ATGGTCCGTAAAGCTGCCACCACGCCCAACCGCGCCTTCAAGGTCGCCGATCAGATCCAGCGCGATCTGACGGAGTTGATCGCGCGCGAGCTGAAGGACCCTCGCGTGGGCATGGTGACGATCCAGGCGGTGGAAGTCACGCCCGACTACGCGCACGCGAAGGTCTTCTTCAGCGTGCTCGTGGGCGACCCCGCGGAATGCGAGCTGGCGTTGAACCAGGCCGCGGGATTCCTGCGCAACGGCCTGTTCAAGCGTTTGCACATCCACACCGTGCCGACGCTGCACTTCCAGTTCGACCGCACGACCGAACGCGCGGCGGACATGAACGCCTTGATCGCCAAGGCGGTTTCCTCCCGCGCCAAAGAGGACTAG
- a CDS encoding RnfH family protein, with protein sequence MAESSFFAVTLVYSAGPRQVREWSLHLAQGATVGQAIEASGLREEFPELPQELSLGIWGRKVPPQQALRDADRVEIYRPLGVDPKLARRERFRKQGARAAGLFARKRAGAKAGY encoded by the coding sequence ATGGCTGAGTCGTCCTTCTTCGCGGTGACCCTCGTGTATTCGGCGGGGCCGCGGCAAGTGCGGGAATGGTCGCTGCACTTGGCCCAGGGCGCGACCGTGGGCCAGGCCATCGAAGCCAGTGGCCTGCGCGAAGAGTTTCCTGAGCTGCCGCAGGAATTGTCCCTGGGGATTTGGGGCCGCAAGGTGCCGCCGCAGCAAGCCTTGCGGGACGCGGACCGCGTGGAGATCTACCGGCCTCTTGGCGTCGATCCGAAGCTCGCGAGGCGCGAGCGGTTCCGCAAGCAGGGAGCCCGCGCGGCGGGGCTGTTTGCCCGCAAGCGCGCGGGCGCGAAGGCCGGCTACTGA